The following DNA comes from Chitinophaga nivalis.
TACACCGGCGGCAGCACGCGCCCCGTAAATAGCCTGGGAAGCCGCATCTTTCAACACTTCCACGGATTCAATATCATATTGATTCAGGTAACCGATTCCTCCATTATCTACCACTACCCCATCTATTACCCACAACGGATTGTTGTTGTTGAAAGAAGTGATTCCTCTCACCCTGACGGAAGCACTGGAGCCTGGCTGACCGGAGCTGGCGGCCACAGTTAATCCGGAGGTACGCCCCTGCAATACCTGCTCCAGGCGGGTTACCGGCTGTGAAGCAATATCCGCCGCCCTTACACTGGAGATAGCGCCGGTGACCACACTTTTTTTCTGAATACCGTATCCTACTACCACCGTTTCGGTGAGCGCCGTCTGCGCCGGTTTCAGCTGCACCTGCAGGGTGCTGCCGGTAATAGGCAGTGTACGGGCGTCATACCCAATAAAAGAAACGATCAGCAGGCTTTTGCTATCAGGCACGCGGAGCGTGAATCTGCCATTCACATCTGCTGCGGTTCCTGCATTGGTATGTTGTATGCGCACCGTAGCACCGGGTACCGGTTCTCCCTGTTCGTTGATAATCCTGCCGGTGACGGTGATACCCGTATCTGCTGCCAGCCGGTCGGGTTTAATATCGGTAAGGGTTATACGTTGTCCTTCCATGATGTAGGTAATGGGTTGTCCTTTCAGGCATTCGTCCAGGGCTTCTTTGACTGTGGCATTTTTCAGCCGGATGGTAACCGGCCGGGTGGCTGCCAGTAAGGCTTCGTCGTAGATAACGGAAACACCCGCCTGCCGGGCTACTTCTTTCAACACCTTTTTCAACGGCACATTTTTTTCAGATAGCGTGATCTGTTGTGTCCATCCTTTTGCGCTGATATGCAGACATCCCAGGAGGAGCAAAAAGGCTGTCAGTTTCATAACGCGGAACATTTTAACGGACAGTGGTTTCCGGGCACAGGAAAGCCTGCCACTAAAGTTTAATTGCATACTTTTGTAGTGTTTGGGTAGTACAGGAAATCGTTAATAAGCAAATGATATCAACGGCCACCCAACTTATTGCCGGGAGTGTTGCGAGCACTTCCGGTTTTTTATGGATGCCGGTATCCTGCGGTTAACCCGTTTCAGTTGTTATCATAAGGGTGCAGTTTTTCAGTTTATACATAATACGTGGATGACTGCCCGTGGAAGCAGTTTTAATATTTACCGGGTAGCTGTAACAGTTAATTTCCTTCCTTCCAGTTTATACGTTACGCCGCTGGCCGCAAGCATATGCAGCATTTCAGACAACGGCAGATTTTTGTTGATACGGCCGCCAAAGCGTTGCCGGCTGTCACCGGTTTTATTATCTATTTCAATATCGTACCAGCGGGCCAGTTGCCGGGTAATAGCACTGATGCCCGCATTATCAAATTCAAAGAAACCGGTTTGCCAGGCAGTGACGGCAGCGACATCTGTTTCCTGTACCGTAAAAGTACCTGTCTGATGATCCATGGCTGCCTGCTGACCCGGTTGCAGGTATTTTTCGGCCGCACCTTTTTTCACCTTCACCGCTCCCTGTACCAACGTGGTAGTCGTTTCTTTCTCATCGGTATACGCCATAATATTAAAATGGGTACCCAATACCTGTACTTCCATCTCCTGTCCTACGATACGCACGATAAACGGTTGCTGTGCCTGTGGTTTGATGTCAAAGTAACCTTCTCCCTGCAGTTCCACGATCCGTTGTTTCCCCGTAAAGGCGGTAGGATAACGTAAGCTGGAAGCGGCATTCAACCACACCTGGCTGCCATCCGGCAGTACTACGGTAAACTGTCCGCCTCTGGGTACCGTCAGCAGATTATAGCCAATGGCAGCTGTTTTGCCCGCAGCTGCATATTGCAGCTGTCCCATCTTTTGCTGCACCGTGGTGTTACCTTGTTGTATCACCTGATGGCCGGCGCTGTCCAGCGTTACCTGCACACCATCTGCCAGGGTAAGTACCGCCTTGTTGCTGCCGGGCGCAATGTCGTGCAGGGCCATATTACCGGTAGCCAGCGGAGATGCCGGTTTACGGCCTATAAAAAAATAAGTACCTGCTGTCACTAGCAACGCAACGCTGGCCGCAGCTGCTATCCATTTCCAGCGATACCATACGCCCAGCTGTTTTGTGTCCGTTTGTCCGATAGCCTGCAACAACCGCATTTCCATCCGATCACTCAGCGCGGCCGGCACCTCCGGGCGCTGTGCCAGGATACGCTCAAAATCCGCCTGCATCACGGTCAGCAACGAACGATACGCGGCCTTCCCCTGCAGCTGTTCATACAACAGGCGTATCTCTGCTTCACTACAATCTCCGTCCAGGTACTTTTGCAAAAGTTCTTCCATCTGTTAATATCGGATTACGGGAGATCCTCCTGTCTGCTGCATCTTTCCGCTGCCCACATCTTCCCAAAATGTTTTCCTTTCATGGTTTACCACTACCGCACATGATATACTATCCGAAAATGATCCAATAGGGTACCCTCCGCAGAAAAAAAATTTTCCGGGCCATTATCAACAGCGCAAACAAACCAGGAGGCATGCGCCGGAACCGGCAACATTTGTTAATCCTGCTGCGTAATTCGTAATTTTGCCCCATATGCCGGTTTTACATCATTCT
Coding sequences within:
- a CDS encoding FecR family protein; translated protein: MEELLQKYLDGDCSEAEIRLLYEQLQGKAAYRSLLTVMQADFERILAQRPEVPAALSDRMEMRLLQAIGQTDTKQLGVWYRWKWIAAAASVALLVTAGTYFFIGRKPASPLATGNMALHDIAPGSNKAVLTLADGVQVTLDSAGHQVIQQGNTTVQQKMGQLQYAAAGKTAAIGYNLLTVPRGGQFTVVLPDGSQVWLNAASSLRYPTAFTGKQRIVELQGEGYFDIKPQAQQPFIVRIVGQEMEVQVLGTHFNIMAYTDEKETTTTLVQGAVKVKKGAAEKYLQPGQQAAMDHQTGTFTVQETDVAAVTAWQTGFFEFDNAGISAITRQLARWYDIEIDNKTGDSRQRFGGRINKNLPLSEMLHMLAASGVTYKLEGRKLTVTATR